The following DNA comes from Nocardia sp. XZ_19_385.
GAGCAGCTGAAACAGCGGGTGGCGGGCACCGACCTGAAGGCCGGCATCACCGGTATGGCGGCCTCGACTCTGGATCAGACCGAATCCAGTGAGAAGGGCATGGCCATCATCGGCATCGCCACGATCGTGCTGATCCTGGTGCTGCTGCTGGTGATCTTCCGCAGCCCGGTGATCGCGCTGCTGCCGATCGTCGTCATCGGTGCGATCTCCGGCACCGTCGGTGGCCTGATCGCCATGGCGGCCAAGGCATTCGACCTGGAGATGGACACCTCGGTGAATGCCATCCTGCTGGTCGTGCTGTTCGGCGTCGGCACCGACTACATCCTGTTCCTCATGTTCCGGTACCGGGAGCGGCTGCGCGCCGGCGAGGATCCGAAGACCGCCATGGTCAGCGCCGTCGCCCGGGTCGGTGAGGCGATCACCTCCGCGGCCGGTGCGGTGATCATCGCGTTCATGGCGCTGGTGCTGTCCAGCCTCGGGATGTTCCGGGCGCTCGGTCCGGCGCTGGCGATCGCCGTCGCGGTGGCGCTGGTAGCGGGGTTGACGCTGGTGCCCGCGGTGGTTTCACTGCTCGGGACGAAGGTGTTCTGGCCGTCGAAGGCGTGGCGGTCGGAGCCCAAGAGCGCGCGGTTCGCGGCGGTCGGCAAGGCGATGGGGCGGCGGCCCGGCCTGTTCGCGGTCGTGTCCGGCGGTGTGCTGGTGGCGCTGAGCGTGCTGGCCGTCGGGTTCAACCCGACCTTCGACCTCGGTTCCGGGTCGACCTCGAATGCTTCCGAATCCGTGGTCTACAACAAGGAATTGCTCAAGGGCCTGCCCGCCGGTGCGACGCAGCCGTCCGATGTGCTGTTGCGATCGGATGGTCCGCTGACCGGCAAGCAACTGGAGGGCTACCGCACCGCGCTGGCCCAGGTGCCCGGCGTCGGGCAGGTCGGTGCGGCCCAGTTGTCGGGCGACAAGACGGTGGCCAATTTCCAGGTGACCCTGGCCGACGCGCCGGAATCCGACGCGGCCCTCGATACGGTGCAGGGACCGCTGCGCGATACCGCCCACGAGGCCGCGCCGCCGGGTACGACGGCGCTGGTCGGCGGCATCACCTCGGTGTTCGTCGACTTCAAGGCGGCGATGAATCACGATTACAAGATCGTGTTCCCGGTGGCCGCGGTGCTCATCATGCTGGTGCTCGCGTTGCTGCTGCGCAGCCTGGTGGCGCCCTGGTATCTGATGGTGTCGGTGTTCCTCGGATTCGCCGCCACACTGGGCTCGACAGTGCTTGTGTTCCAGCACATTCAGGGTGATTCCGGGCTGATCTTCACGCTGCCGGTGATCATGTACCTGTTCGTCGTCGCGCTCGGCACGGACTACAACATCCTGATGGTCGCCCGGTTGCGGGAGGAAGCGCGGGAAGGGCGCAGTCCGCGGGAAGCCGCGGCGCTGGCCCTGCGGCACACCGGGCCCACGGTGGCGGCCGCCGGGATCATTCTGGCGGGCACCTTCGCCTCGATGATGCTGGCGGGCAACAACACACTGTCGCAGATGGGGTTCGCCATCTCCGTCGGTATCGGGATCGCCGCGTTCGTGATGGCGATGTTCTTCACGCCGGCCGTGACCGCGCTGATCGGGCGGGCGGCGTGGTGGCCGGGGCGCGGTGGTCGTGGCAAGGGCGGCGGCCCGGGCAAGTATGCCGAGACTTACTACGACCCGGAACATTCCGGGGTCGGTGATTCTTGGTCCGGCTGGGCCTGGTCGAACACCGGGCAACGGCGCAAGTGAGATGAAAGACGAAGGTCCGCTTCCGGATTCGGAGGCGGACCTTCGGCGTGTTCAGGGCAGGAGCCGGATCGTGGGTGTTTCCGCGTTGACCGCCATGACGGTTTCGCAATGGGCGCAAGTCAATTCGTACGGGCGGTCCAGATTCGTCTGGATCGATTCCTTGCCGGACTCGTCCCGGTGCGGGCAGGAATAGCCGAGATGTAAACGGACCCAAGGGGATTTAGTCGGCGCGACGGCTTGCAGATCCCGCTTGGTGTCGTCGAACGGCGCCCACCAGAAATCCACGATGGAGCGCAGCACGATGCGATCGTTGCCGTGGGTGTGGTCGAAGGAGGAGATGCGGGCCGCGCTGAAATGCTGGCCCTGCTCGGTGTCGCCGCTGCAGATCGCGCGCTCGGCGCCATACTTCAAGATCATTGTGCGCCCGGTTCTTTCGCAGATGAAGCAATCCAGGCTCAACTCGATCAGCCGCTCCCAGTACAGCCTCGACCGATGCTCTCGGTCGATCGGTCCCGTCAGGGCGGCGGTGATCTCCACGCTGCGCATCACGCGTCGGATCGTTGCACACGCTGCAAGCAGCAACCTAACTCGTCGCGTGTCCAGCGGTGCGTGTTGACCCGTCTGCTCCGTTTGCGAGGTCTCGGTGAGTTGGTGGTCAGGCCACGGCGTAGGGATTGCGGAGCTTGCGGGCGGCGTCCAGGATTCGGGAGACGGCGGCTGAGGAGATGCCGACTTCGTTGCCGATGCCGGAAGGGGTCAAGGACTGGTCGGCGAGGGTCAATATTTCCGCGACCTGCTCGACCGGCAGCTTCGACACGCGGCGCTCGATGATGGCGCGCGCGACCGCCCAGACTCCGTCTACCTCGTCGGGTTCGACGATGGGGGCAGTGTCGAGGGTTTCCTCGACGGCATCGCGGGCTGCGGCGATGGCGTCGAGAGTGATTCTGGGGTGACGGGGTTCAGGTCCCGGGTCCGCGTCGAGGGTGAGTTGTTCGACCACGGGTTCGGTGCGCGCGGGCCGGGGCTGGGGTGCGGCGACGGGCTCCGGCTGGGTTTCAGTGGGTCGCGGGGCCGAGGGGCTGGTCGCGGGGCTCGAGGCGTTGGCGTGGGAGCTGACTCGGGTTTCGGTGGCCGCGTGCCCGTTGGTTCCGTTCCCGCCGTTGGCCGCGGGGTACTCGTGACCGTTGTGCTGGTGACCATTGTGCTGGTGACCGTTGTACTCATAGCCGTTGCGCTCGTGACCGTTGTGCCGAACCTTGGGCACCGAACGAGATTCTGGAAACTCTTGCACCGCATGCCCATTGAGACGATGCAGCGGAATCTCGCTGCCATTGCGGGCATTTCCGTTGAGGTGCAACCACGGCTCGTAACTGTGGCCGTTCGTCTTCGACTGGGGCACAGCGCTGTTGGGCGGCTCCCGGCGCAGGTCGCGGGCGTTGTCGTCCACGATTTCCACGCTGTCGATGAGCTGCGCGTACCGCGCGGAAACCCAGGCGTGCAACCAGATCACGACACCGACCATCACCGGCGCGATCGAGTATTCCGCGGCCTTGCCCCAGTGTCCGGCGGCGAGATGCGGCCCCGCGTTGAGCCCGATCGTGGTGCCCAGCAACGCTATTTCGAAGAATACGATCTTGCCCCGGGGCAGCTCGCGACCCCATCGCGCCGCGGTCGTCGCCACCACCATGATGGTGATGATCGGAATCGAGATCATCGCCTCGATGCCGTAGCTGAGCCAGTACAGCGGATCCGACATGTCCCCGCTGGGCACCAGATTGTGCTGGACGTTCACCCCGGCCCAGACCATGCCGAGCACCACGACCGCGATCAGCGCCCGCGAAGACCATTCCGCCCGCCGATACAACTGCGCCAGCCGCGCATCCTGATTGGCGACCCGGCGGCGCGCCGCGAGGGCCCGCCGATGCCATCGCGCGTCGGCTTCCTCGACCCGCTTGATCGCCGCCGAGGTCCGCCGATCCCGCTTTTCCGTGGCGATCTCGTCCTGCACGGCCCGTCGCCGCTGCCCCCGCCGCTGCGCGCGAATCCATTCCGCGAGATCGCGTTCGGCCGCGATCTCCTCCTCGGAAAGCACCTCGACCAGCGCCGCGTCGTGCTGCAACGGCAGCTTGCCGCGCGCCGTCGCGACCCGCTCCGCCAACGCGGCAATTTCAGAACTGCCGGCTCCGCCGTTCGACTGTTCGTCGAGCATCGCGAACCTTCCCTGAACCAGGTAACGTGCCCACCGGACCGGTGGCGACAAGTTTGCTCGAACATACGTTTGATCGCAGCGAGCGTAAACCGGCTCCCCTCGAACGTCAACGCCAACGCCCGGCCGACTCCCGTTTTCGCTGGTGGAGAAGGCCTTTCGCGCGGCTCAGGCGACGGTGGTGTGCCAGACGAGCGCGGCGGCCAGGGCTCCGGCGCCGTTGACCGACCAGTGCAGGGCGATGGGGGCGAGCAGGCTGCCGGTGTGGTGGCGCAGCCAGGTGAACAGCGTCCCGGCCGCGGCGGTGGCGAGGACGGCGAGCCCGATGCCCGCGAGCTGAGCGGGGAGACCACCGCCCAGTAGGTCTGTGAGGCCGCGATTGGTGCTGGTGAGGCCCAGTGAGGAGGCGATATGCCAGAGCCCGAAAAGCAGGGAGCCGGAGGCGAATACGCCGCGAATCCCGTAGACGCGGTCCAGGGTGCCGTGCAGCACGCCGCGGAAGGCCAGTTCTTCGGGAATCGCGGTTTGCAGGGGGATCACGATCATGGAGGCGATGAGCGCGCCGGAGAAGGTGGCGTACCGGTCGGCGAGGAAGAACGGACGGGTCAGGGGGAGTAGCGCACCGATGGCTACGACGGTGAGAACGATGCCGACGGCGGCCAGGGCGTAGACGGTGCCGCGGCGCCACTGGCGCGGGGAGAGGCCGAGCTCGGACCAGCCGAGGCCGCGTTTGCGCATCAGGGCGAGCAGGATGACGGCCGCGATGGGGACGGCGAGAATGCTCGCTAGCGCGGTGGTGAAGTGCGCGATCAGATTCGTTCCGGCCAGCACGAGGACGACCACGGCGACATCGATATAGGCGTGCACTTTGCGGCGAACCGGGGCGGGATCTTCGGCGACCGTCTGAAGCACCCGGCCCAGTGTACGGATCGATCCCACACCCGCTGTATCCCCCGGAAGACCCGTCATCGTTAACGCCATACCCCGTCTGCGCGCCCTCATGGCCACCTGCCCGCAAATGTGACTGGAACGCGTTTCAGTATTTTCCCGAAACGCGCCCGCAGGGAACTGGACGCTCGATACAGTTCGCCCAATCGCACCGATGTGCGTGGCTACAAGGAGTTTCTGTATGAGTAAAGCCCCTGGTCGTCGGGTCGGCGCCGGCCTCACCGCGCTGGCCGCCATGAGCTGTGCGGCGGTCCTGAGCGCGCCGTACGCCTCGGCAACACCCACCGAGCTGGAGGTTTCGGGCCGGACCATCCACGCCGCCTGCACCTACGAGATCACCGCCAAGGTGAACCACTGGTTCGAGGTGTGGTTCTACGACAACGCACTGGTCATCCCGGGCAGCCCGGTCAAGCCGGCCAACGGGGTTGCGACCATTCAATGGAAGCCGAAGAAGTCCGGCACCCACACCCTGTCCGCGCTGCAGGGTTCGCACATCGAGATCAAGGTGAACGTCGCCGAGCCGACGCTCACCGGTAGCGCCACCTGTGGCGCGGGACCCCTGGGCTTCATGGGGTCCTAGGAGTTACCCGCCCAGCCCTCCGGGTCGGTCCAGGCCTGGAGGGCGCGCGTGGTTTCGAAGCGTCGCGGCTCGCCGCTGAGCGGATCGGTGAATTCCAGCGCCGCGGCCAGCAACTGGAGCGGCCGGGTGAAATCGTCCACCGGTTTGTCGGTGATGACCGGATAGAAATCGTCGCCGAGGATCGGGACCCCGAGACCGTTCATGTGCAGTCGCAGCTGGTGGGTTCGCCCGGTGTGCGGCTTCAGGCGATACCGGCCGAGCCCGTCGCGATGTTCCAGCAACTCCACCACGGTCTCCGCGTTCGGCTCACCCGCCACCTCCTGCGCGGCGAGCACGTGCTTCTCCTTGATGATCCGGCTGCGCACCGTCCGGGGTAGTACCAGAGCCGGGTTGTAGGGCGCGATCGCCTCGTATTCCTTACGCACGGAACGCTTGTGGAACATCGTCTGATACGCCCCGCGGCGCGCCGGATTGATCACGAACAGGATCAGCCCCGCCGTCACCCGGTCCAGCCGATGCGCCGGAATCAAGTCGGGGAGCCCGAGGTCGTGCCGCAACCGGACCAATGCCGTCTGCCGGATGTGCTGCCCGCGCGGAATGGTCGCCAGGAAGTGCGGCTTGTCGATGACGAGCAGATCGTCGTCGCGGTGCACCACGGTGATCTCGAACGGCACATCGGTCTCCTCGGGCAGATCCCGGTGAAACCACACCGCCCCGCCCGGCACATACGGCGCGTCCGGCGCGATCGGCCCGTCCAGATCGACGATCCCGCCCTGCCGCAGCAGCTCATCGATGCGCGCCGGATCGACCCGCGGCAGCCGCTCGACCAGGTGGTCGCGGATCGTCGCCCAGGCGCCGTCCTCCGGCAGCCGCAGGCGCGCCGGATCCAACCCGAACCGCTTGGGCAGTGGCGGCTGCTGTCTTCTTCTCATCGGCACTGACCCTATGCCGTGCCGGAACGAGCTGGTCAGATCGGGGCGACCGCCGGTTCGCGCACCTCGGGCACGGGTTCGATCGGCGGCGCTTGCGCGTCCCTGCGGCGGTTGCGCAGATAAGCCCAGTGCAGCAGCCCGGTTCCGGCGACGCCCACCACCGCGCCGACGATCCCGGCCTTCCAGCCCGGCGGTCGCCAGGTGAGCTCTAGGAGCCCGTTCTGGGTGCCGGCCGGAACATCCACGGCGACGAAGGTTTTCGCCACCGCGCTCACGGGGATCTCTTCGCCGTTCAGGGTCATGCGGTAGCCGGGCCAGTAGAGCCGGGCGAACACGACGCGTCCGCCGTCCCGGGAACTGACCCGCAGCTGGGCCGCCGCCTCGTCGCTCGCCCGCGAGGTGGCGGTGGCGTCGGTGGTGTGGGCGACCAGTCCGTTCACGGTGGAGAGCAGGCCGGCTTCGCGTTCCAGCACCCAGATGTAGCGCTCGTGGCCGGGATAGTCGACCCACTTCCATCCGGTGGGCGCGGGATGGTGGCCCGCGTCCGGATATTGCGCCCGGTGCAGCACCACCCGATCGACCTTCATGAGATCGACGAGCCGCGCGCCGGTTTCGGGTTCGGCGCTGAACGCGCGCCGGAACGCGTCCGGGCAGGTGCTGCCGTCCCAGGCCATGCACAGTTGCCCGGCGAAGGGTGCGTGCCCGATCGGGGTGTAGGCGTTGACGTAGTCCAGGCCGAGGGCTTTCGCGTAGTTGCCGATGGCCAGGGACCCGTAGGCGGCGCTGACGTCGCGATCCTGCGGCCCGAGGATCGCGCGGTCCGCCAATTGCAAGGTGACGCCCTCGAAATCGGGGAAGGCGGCGGTCATTTCGGACCGCTTCTCCGGGAAGTTGTACGACATCGGCGTGTGCGGCGCGATCGCCACCTGGGTGTAGGCGATCGGGAACATGACCACCGCGATGAACGCGCAGGCCAGGGCCGGTCCCCGGTTGCGTGCCAGCCAGACCGCCGCGGCCCCGAGTCCGGCGACCACCACGACCGCGACGAGATGCCGGACCACGATCACGGGCGCGGCCGAGAAGGAGCGGATGAACAGCAAGCCGATCAAGCAGGCGGCCGCGAAGATCCGGTTCCGGGTCAAGGCGAAAGTGCCGTGGCGGCTGAGCAATACACAGACCAGCACGAGCAGCGCGAGCGCGACCATGGGCAGCACCCGGGCCGGCCAGCGCAGCGGCCCGATCGCGCCAGGTCCGGCCGTCCACATCAGGACCGCGGTCGCGAACAGTGCGACGCTGCTGAGTTCGCGCGCGGATTTCGCCGCCGCCCGCCAGTCGACGAAGGCCAGCGCCGGAATCAGGAACCACGCGATGTAGACCATCGGCAGCGGCTGCACGTGCCCCCACCACGCGGTGAACGCGGGCGTGGTGCTGGGCAGGCTGGCGTTCAGCGATTCCGACCACGGCACGGTGAGGAACGGATCGTTGTGGATGCGCGCGTTGCCGCGCCAGGTGTACTGCGAGGACAGCAGGCCCGGCAGATTCGCGATCAGTGCCGCCGACGCGGCCAGCGCCGAGACGAGCATCAGATTCAGGACCGGCCGCCATTGCCGCTGATGGATGTACTCACCGGCGGCGATCGTGGCCATCAGCAGACCGGATTCCACCGCGGGGAAGGCGTATTGGACGGTCAGCGCCAGATATAGGAACACGAACAGCGAGATCGGCCCGCTCTCCCCGCGCACGTACCGCACCGCGGAGGCCCACGCGTGCACCATCCACGCGGTGGCCGTCAGGCAGGTCATCCAGCTGGCCTGGTCGAAGAACAGGAACCAGCCGCTCAACGGAAAAGCGATGCCCGCCACCGCCGCCCAGTACGCGCGCGCCCCGTAGGCCAGGCAGATCCGGTACACGCCGAGCGCCGCGATGATCGAGAACACCAGTTTGGCCAGCGTCGCGTAGAGCGCGAGGTTGTCGAACGAGGGTGCGAGGAAGTGCACCAGCAGCTGCGGTGGGTTGTACAGCCCGGCTTCCTCGATGGTGTAGTTGCCCGCCATCCATTCGTGCGGGATCAACCAGGGAAATTCACCGTTGCGCAATCGGTTACCGAGCGCGACCCACATCGGCGCGTACTGCGCCTCGGTGTCGTCGGTGTAGTAATGCCGGGGGTCGCCGAGGAGTACGGCCAGATATCCGGCGATGACCCCGGCGACCGTCGCCGCCCCCCACAGTCGTCTGTCGCGCTTTGTTTCGGTGTCCCCGCCGGTGCTCACAATTGCGGGATCGTAGAGCTAAATGGTGAACACCGAAAGGCGGGGACCGCTTGGTCGGTCCAACCGCGTCAGAAACCGCGCAAACGGTCGGGCGCGACGCGAATCGCTACGGAGTAGGTGGCGAAGAATTTCTCCGCGGTCATCCCCAAGGACTTCAAGCCCGCGGCGTACTTGATCGCGTAGGCCTCGAGTTCCGCCGCCGACGGCGCGCTGTCATCGATGCGGGCATTGCCGGTGAGGACGCCGACGTCGTATCCGCCGTCGGTGTTCAGGTTCAGCGAGACCCGGGGATTGCGCTTGATGTTGCGCAGTTTCGCCTGTCCGGGCTCGCTGAAGATGAGGAATTCGCCGTCGCGCCACTGGAACCACACCGGGTTGGGTTGCGGGGTGCCGCTGCTGCCGACGGTGGTCAGCCAGATCAGGCCCTCCTGTTCGAGGCGGGGTGCGACCTTGGCGCCCAGGGGAGTCGCGGGGTCGACTACGGGACGATCTGCCGTGGTGGTCATGCCTGTGCATAACATCGCGGGTCCGGCGCGGATTCCAGGAATGCCGACGCTGTCCGAATTACGCCAACGCAGATCCCCGCGGCCGAATGACTTAGGTTAGCCTTCCTTCTGGCTTCAGGTGTTCAGGCCTGCAAGGTCGAGAAGGGGATTGCTATGACGGTGGAGGTCGAGCCGCTAGCCGCGGCGGAGACGGGGAACCGCAAAACCAGAGCGCAACTGAAAACGCGCAAACAGCAGGAAGCGCAGGCGCGCAAGGAGATTCTCGCGCCGGTGCGCACGCCGTTGCTGCTGGCGAGCGTCATCATGGCGGTCGCCTCGGTGTGCACGGTGCTGCCCTTCGTGCTGATC
Coding sequences within:
- a CDS encoding CPBP family intramembrane glutamic endopeptidase; its protein translation is MLQTVAEDPAPVRRKVHAYIDVAVVVLVLAGTNLIAHFTTALASILAVPIAAVILLALMRKRGLGWSELGLSPRQWRRGTVYALAAVGIVLTVVAIGALLPLTRPFFLADRYATFSGALIASMIVIPLQTAIPEELAFRGVLHGTLDRVYGIRGVFASGSLLFGLWHIASSLGLTSTNRGLTDLLGGGLPAQLAGIGLAVLATAAAGTLFTWLRHHTGSLLAPIALHWSVNGAGALAAALVWHTTVA
- a CDS encoding MMPL family transporter, whose product is MFARLGRVVVHHPWKVIGLWVVAIVAVLASAPEFASTTDQSSFLPSHYESIQAMQLQEQAFPQNSAPAALIVVARADGAPLSEADSASVMATATELAGEHVKGVTGVQATPPSENRLIQVIAVQMDKVTNPADKTQGEAVKELREQLKQRVAGTDLKAGITGMAASTLDQTESSEKGMAIIGIATIVLILVLLLVIFRSPVIALLPIVVIGAISGTVGGLIAMAAKAFDLEMDTSVNAILLVVLFGVGTDYILFLMFRYRERLRAGEDPKTAMVSAVARVGEAITSAAGAVIIAFMALVLSSLGMFRALGPALAIAVAVALVAGLTLVPAVVSLLGTKVFWPSKAWRSEPKSARFAAVGKAMGRRPGLFAVVSGGVLVALSVLAVGFNPTFDLGSGSTSNASESVVYNKELLKGLPAGATQPSDVLLRSDGPLTGKQLEGYRTALAQVPGVGQVGAAQLSGDKTVANFQVTLADAPESDAALDTVQGPLRDTAHEAAPPGTTALVGGITSVFVDFKAAMNHDYKIVFPVAAVLIMLVLALLLRSLVAPWYLMVSVFLGFAATLGSTVLVFQHIQGDSGLIFTLPVIMYLFVVALGTDYNILMVARLREEAREGRSPREAAALALRHTGPTVAAAGIILAGTFASMMLAGNNTLSQMGFAISVGIGIAAFVMAMFFTPAVTALIGRAAWWPGRGGRGKGGGPGKYAETYYDPEHSGVGDSWSGWAWSNTGQRRK
- a CDS encoding RluA family pseudouridine synthase; this translates as MRRRQQPPLPKRFGLDPARLRLPEDGAWATIRDHLVERLPRVDPARIDELLRQGGIVDLDGPIAPDAPYVPGGAVWFHRDLPEETDVPFEITVVHRDDDLLVIDKPHFLATIPRGQHIRQTALVRLRHDLGLPDLIPAHRLDRVTAGLILFVINPARRGAYQTMFHKRSVRKEYEAIAPYNPALVLPRTVRSRIIKEKHVLAAQEVAGEPNAETVVELLEHRDGLGRYRLKPHTGRTHQLRLHMNGLGVPILGDDFYPVITDKPVDDFTRPLQLLAAALEFTDPLSGEPRRFETTRALQAWTDPEGWAGNS
- a CDS encoding TIGR03667 family PPOX class F420-dependent oxidoreductase, with amino-acid sequence MTTTADRPVVDPATPLGAKVAPRLEQEGLIWLTTVGSSGTPQPNPVWFQWRDGEFLIFSEPGQAKLRNIKRNPRVSLNLNTDGGYDVGVLTGNARIDDSAPSAAELEAYAIKYAAGLKSLGMTAEKFFATYSVAIRVAPDRLRGF